Proteins encoded in a region of the Methylobacterium radiotolerans JCM 2831 genome:
- a CDS encoding alpha/beta fold hydrolase: METLPGPARPAREAGSGTGAEADPRIVPRRIVSLAEDRTIAYAETGAGPDLVAIHGTLMCLEDVWLGPVPALAAHFRVLAVDRPGHGFSRRPRGGAADIWDQAASIREAVRRLGLERPVILGHSFGAAVALAYGMLHPDEVAGIVALAPICFPEPRLEQVLFGPRALPFGGDALSALLGASSDRALLPLLWNAMFFPEAMPPRFARDFPFALAGRPAQITAEGEDAGWLWPGLTRSVLNYPFLRRPTRILGGSADLVVNTDLHGRRAAGLIPRARFERLAGAGHMLHHLQTDAVVRAALAVHAAA, encoded by the coding sequence ATGGAGACCCTGCCCGGCCCCGCCCGGCCGGCACGGGAGGCCGGGAGCGGGACCGGCGCCGAGGCCGATCCCCGGATCGTGCCGCGCCGAATCGTGTCCCTGGCCGAAGACCGGACGATCGCCTACGCGGAGACCGGCGCCGGGCCGGATCTCGTGGCGATCCACGGCACGCTGATGTGCCTGGAGGACGTCTGGCTCGGCCCCGTGCCGGCGCTGGCCGCGCATTTCCGCGTGCTGGCCGTCGACCGCCCGGGCCATGGATTCAGCCGGCGGCCGCGCGGCGGCGCGGCCGACATCTGGGATCAGGCGGCCTCCATCCGGGAGGCCGTGCGGCGCCTCGGCCTGGAGCGCCCGGTCATCCTGGGCCACTCCTTCGGGGCCGCCGTCGCCCTTGCCTACGGCATGCTCCATCCGGACGAGGTGGCCGGCATCGTCGCCCTCGCGCCGATCTGCTTCCCCGAGCCGCGGCTGGAGCAGGTGCTGTTCGGGCCGCGGGCGCTGCCGTTCGGCGGCGACGCCCTGTCGGCGCTCCTGGGCGCCAGCAGCGACCGGGCGCTGCTGCCGCTCCTGTGGAACGCGATGTTCTTCCCGGAGGCGATGCCGCCGCGCTTCGCCCGGGACTTCCCCTTCGCCCTCGCGGGCCGCCCCGCGCAGATCACCGCCGAGGGCGAGGATGCGGGCTGGCTCTGGCCGGGTCTCACGCGCAGCGTCCTCAACTACCCGTTTCTGCGCCGGCCCACCCGCATCCTGGGCGGCAGCGCCGACCTGGTGGTGAACACCGACCTGCACGGCCGGCGCGCGGCCGGCCTGATCCCCAGGGCGCGGTTCGAGCGCCTGGCGGGGGCCGGCCACATGCTGCATCACCTTCAGACCGACGCGGTCGTCCGCGCGGCGCTGGCGGTGCACGCGGCCGCCTGA
- a CDS encoding SDR family oxidoreductase has translation MKHKPLREQVIVITGASSGIGLATARMAAERGARVVLAARSGDALARIRAEIEGVGGKAIDVVADVGRRADVQAVADRAEATFGGFDTWVNVAGGSIYGRLREISDADHERLIQTNFWGTVYGSLVATEHLRQHGGALINVGSIASDLAFPFQGMYAASKHAVKGFTDALRMELMDENAPISVTLIKPASIDTPLPQRARNYMDREPSLPPPIYPPEEVANAILHAAVHPQRDIFVGGAGKAFVAGKEFAPGAYDYLTPAIIALQKRGSAPRNPDGALHAPVAAGETRGDPPVPVMRTSAYTRATLHPLAAAAGLLGVGAATAFAVLGTSSGRRRRL, from the coding sequence ATGAAGCACAAGCCGCTCCGCGAGCAGGTCATCGTGATCACCGGCGCCTCGTCGGGTATCGGCCTCGCCACGGCCCGGATGGCGGCCGAGCGCGGCGCCCGGGTGGTGCTGGCGGCGCGCAGCGGCGACGCCCTGGCGCGCATCCGCGCCGAGATCGAGGGCGTCGGCGGCAAGGCGATCGACGTCGTCGCCGATGTCGGCCGGCGGGCCGACGTGCAGGCCGTCGCCGACCGGGCCGAGGCGACCTTCGGCGGCTTCGACACCTGGGTGAACGTGGCCGGCGGCTCGATCTACGGCCGGCTGCGCGAGATCAGCGATGCCGACCACGAGCGCCTGATCCAGACGAATTTCTGGGGAACCGTCTACGGTTCCCTGGTGGCGACCGAGCACCTGCGCCAGCACGGCGGCGCCCTCATCAACGTCGGCAGTATCGCCTCCGACCTCGCCTTCCCGTTCCAGGGCATGTACGCGGCCTCGAAACACGCCGTGAAGGGCTTCACCGACGCCCTGCGCATGGAGTTGATGGACGAGAACGCGCCGATCTCGGTGACGCTGATCAAGCCGGCCTCGATCGACACGCCCCTGCCCCAGCGGGCCCGCAACTACATGGACCGCGAGCCGAGCCTGCCGCCGCCGATCTACCCGCCGGAGGAGGTGGCGAACGCCATCCTACACGCGGCCGTGCACCCGCAGCGCGACATCTTCGTGGGCGGCGCCGGCAAGGCCTTCGTGGCCGGCAAGGAATTCGCCCCCGGCGCCTACGACTATCTCACCCCGGCGATCATCGCCCTGCAGAAGCGCGGGAGCGCGCCGCGCAACCCGGACGGCGCGCTGCACGCGCCGGTCGCGGCGGGGGAGACGCGGGGCGACCCGCCCGTCCCGGTCATGCGGACCAGCGCCTATACCCGCGCGACCCTGCACCCCCTCGCGGCCGCGGCCGGTCTGCTGGGCGTCGGCGCGGCCACGGCCTTCGCGGTGCTCGGCACCTCGTCCGGACGCCGACGGCGCCTGTAG
- a CDS encoding mannose-1-phosphate guanylyltransferase/mannose-6-phosphate isomerase, whose product MSRPSIQIHPMILCGGTGTRLWPASRESMPKQFARLVDAERSTFQATLARVSDATVFATPTVIASAEARFIVAEQRDQLGLSADILLEPQGRDSAAAVAVAALHAAASDPQAVVLIMAADHVVPDTAAFVDAVQRAAAGARAGYTMTLGIEPDRPATDYGYIRRGEPIAEAPGAARVARFVEKPDRAGAEALITDGALWNSGYFLFRADLMLAELEAFVPEVLAAARAALEAAVTDLDFVRLDATAFAQAPKISIDYAVMERTARAGVLPVSFAWSDVGTWDAVWQVLDHDEAGNAVRGRVSLIGTKNSLVHSQGEGLTAVVGLEDVVVVSTPDAVLVASKAHSGQVKELVGALRARGEPEADAHLRMYRPWGWYQRIDIGERFQVKRIQVVPGGRLSLQKHYHRAEHWVVVRGTAEVTIDERVVLVHENEAVYLPIGSMHRLANPGKIPLELIEVQVGSYTGEDDIIRVEDIYGR is encoded by the coding sequence ATGTCCCGACCTTCGATCCAGATCCACCCGATGATCCTGTGCGGAGGGACGGGGACGCGGCTGTGGCCGGCGTCGCGGGAGAGCATGCCCAAGCAGTTCGCCCGGCTGGTCGACGCCGAGCGCTCGACCTTCCAGGCGACGCTGGCGCGCGTATCGGACGCCACCGTCTTCGCGACGCCTACCGTCATCGCCTCGGCCGAGGCCCGCTTCATCGTCGCCGAGCAGCGCGACCAGCTCGGTCTCTCCGCCGACATCCTGCTCGAGCCGCAGGGCCGCGACTCCGCCGCCGCCGTGGCGGTCGCAGCCCTGCACGCCGCCGCCAGCGACCCGCAGGCCGTGGTGCTGATCATGGCCGCCGACCACGTCGTGCCCGACACGGCCGCCTTCGTGGACGCCGTGCAGCGCGCGGCCGCCGGGGCGCGCGCCGGCTACACGATGACGCTCGGCATCGAGCCCGACCGGCCGGCCACCGATTACGGCTACATCCGCCGCGGCGAGCCGATCGCCGAAGCCCCGGGCGCGGCCCGCGTCGCCCGCTTCGTCGAGAAGCCCGACCGGGCCGGCGCCGAGGCGCTGATCACCGACGGCGCCCTGTGGAACTCGGGCTACTTCCTGTTCCGCGCCGACCTGATGCTGGCCGAGCTGGAAGCGTTCGTCCCCGAGGTGCTGGCGGCCGCGCGCGCGGCCCTGGAGGCGGCGGTGACCGACCTCGACTTCGTGCGCCTCGACGCGACGGCCTTCGCTCAGGCGCCGAAGATCTCGATCGACTACGCGGTCATGGAGCGGACCGCCCGGGCCGGCGTGCTGCCGGTGTCGTTCGCGTGGTCGGATGTCGGCACCTGGGACGCGGTCTGGCAGGTGCTGGACCACGACGAGGCCGGCAACGCCGTGCGCGGCCGGGTGTCGCTGATCGGCACGAAGAACAGCCTCGTGCACAGCCAGGGCGAGGGCCTGACCGCGGTGGTGGGCCTGGAGGACGTGGTGGTGGTCTCGACCCCCGACGCGGTGCTGGTGGCCTCCAAGGCGCATTCGGGCCAAGTGAAGGAGCTGGTCGGCGCGCTGCGGGCCCGCGGGGAGCCGGAGGCGGACGCGCATCTGCGGATGTACCGGCCCTGGGGCTGGTACCAGCGGATCGACATCGGCGAGCGCTTCCAGGTGAAGCGGATCCAGGTTGTGCCGGGCGGGCGGCTGTCGCTGCAGAAGCACTACCACCGGGCGGAGCACTGGGTGGTGGTGCGCGGCACCGCCGAGGTGACGATCGACGAGCGGGTGGTGCTGGTCCACGAGAACGAGGCGGTCTACCTGCCGATCGGGTCGATGCACCGGCTGGCCAACCCGGGCAAGATCCCGCTGGAGCTGATCGAGGTCCAGGTCGGCTCCTACACCGGCGAGGACGACATCATCCGCGTCGAGGACATCTACGGACGCTGA
- the selA gene encoding L-seryl-tRNA(Sec) selenium transferase, with amino-acid sequence MNGPAPTPQAVDPAPSPRRIPSVERLVGGAPPADLETYGRTAFTDAIRAVVAGLRAGGGPVPDAAAIRAAASARLAAERRPSLRPVLNLTGTVLHTNLGRALLPRSAAEAVAAVMVQASNLEFDLETGARGERDDHVEALICRLTGAEAAVVVNNNAAAVLLVLNALAMRREVVVSRGELVEIGGSFRVPDVMVRAGCRLREVGTTNRTHLRDYAEALGPRTGLVMKVHPSNYAIAGFTAAADPVALHALCRERGVPLADDLGSGSLVDLAAHGLPPEPTVRAALERADVVTFSGDKLLGAVQCGIVAGRRDLIARVRKNPLKRALRVDKMTYAALEAVLRLYLHPERLRAELPTLRLLTRARDAIAAQAERLAPAVAERLAGRATVTVADCISQIGSGALPVETLPSAALVLTPVSAGGRGAGGRCRRLAEDLRRLPVPVIGRISDEAVRLDLRTLEDEPGFLDALAALPPVVDGRRTP; translated from the coding sequence ATGAACGGACCCGCCCCCACCCCTCAGGCCGTCGACCCGGCGCCGTCCCCGCGCCGGATTCCCTCGGTCGAGCGCCTCGTCGGCGGCGCGCCGCCCGCCGATCTCGAGACCTACGGGCGGACGGCCTTCACGGACGCGATCCGGGCGGTGGTGGCCGGGCTCCGGGCGGGGGGCGGTCCCGTCCCGGACGCGGCGGCGATCCGGGCGGCGGCGTCGGCGCGCCTCGCCGCCGAGCGGCGCCCGTCCCTGCGGCCGGTCCTCAACCTGACCGGGACGGTTCTGCACACCAATCTCGGCCGCGCCCTGCTGCCCCGCTCGGCCGCGGAGGCGGTGGCCGCCGTGATGGTGCAGGCGAGCAACCTCGAATTCGATCTCGAGACCGGCGCCCGCGGCGAGCGGGACGATCATGTCGAGGCCCTGATCTGCCGCCTGACCGGCGCCGAGGCCGCGGTCGTCGTCAACAACAACGCGGCCGCCGTCCTGCTGGTGCTGAACGCGCTCGCCATGCGCAGGGAGGTGGTGGTCTCCCGCGGCGAGCTCGTGGAGATCGGCGGCTCGTTCCGGGTGCCGGACGTGATGGTGCGGGCCGGTTGCCGCCTGCGCGAGGTCGGCACCACGAACCGTACCCACCTGCGCGACTACGCGGAGGCCCTCGGGCCCCGCACCGGCCTCGTGATGAAGGTGCACCCGAGCAACTACGCCATCGCGGGCTTCACCGCGGCGGCGGATCCCGTCGCCCTCCACGCCCTCTGCCGGGAGCGCGGCGTGCCGCTGGCGGACGATCTCGGAAGCGGCAGCCTCGTCGACCTCGCGGCCCACGGGCTGCCCCCCGAGCCCACGGTCCGCGCCGCCCTGGAGCGGGCCGACGTCGTCACCTTCAGCGGCGACAAATTGCTCGGCGCGGTCCAGTGCGGCATCGTGGCGGGGCGGAGGGACCTGATCGCCCGCGTGCGCAAGAACCCGCTGAAGCGGGCCCTGCGCGTCGACAAGATGACCTACGCGGCGCTCGAGGCCGTGCTGCGGCTCTACCTGCACCCCGAGCGGCTGCGCGCGGAGCTGCCGACCCTGCGGCTCCTGACCCGCGCGCGCGACGCGATCGCCGCGCAGGCCGAGCGCCTCGCCCCCGCGGTGGCGGAGCGGCTCGCCGGCCGCGCCACGGTCACGGTCGCCGACTGCATCAGCCAGATCGGATCCGGCGCCCTGCCGGTGGAGACCCTGCCCAGCGCCGCCCTGGTCCTGACGCCGGTCTCCGCGGGCGGCCGCGGCGCGGGCGGGCGGTGCCGGCGGCTCGCCGAGGATCTGCGCCGGCTCCCGGTGCCGGTGATCGGCCGGATCAGCGACGAGGCCGTCCGCCTGGATCTCCGGACGCTCGAGGACGAGCCGGGCTTCCTCGACGCACTGGCGGCGCTCCCGCCCGTCGTGGACGGGAGACGAACCCCATAG
- a CDS encoding MarR family winged helix-turn-helix transcriptional regulator — protein MAYSADTAEAQPETDPLLLDNQLCYALYAAAHRMTKSYRPLLERLGLTYPQYLVLLVLWEQDGVTVSEIGRRLRLDSGTLTPVLKRLESAGFLLRTRRQSDEREVEIALTPEGAALRADAVSVRESVMCQLELSEPEIRALRKDLSLVIDRLSVND, from the coding sequence ATGGCGTACAGTGCCGATACGGCTGAGGCGCAGCCGGAGACGGATCCGCTGCTGCTCGATAACCAGCTCTGCTACGCGCTCTATGCTGCCGCGCATCGGATGACCAAGTCGTACCGGCCGCTGCTCGAGCGGCTCGGACTGACTTATCCGCAATATCTCGTTCTGCTGGTGCTGTGGGAGCAGGACGGCGTCACGGTCTCGGAGATCGGCCGGCGCCTGCGCCTCGATTCCGGCACCCTCACGCCGGTGCTGAAGCGCCTGGAGAGCGCGGGCTTCCTGCTCCGGACCCGGCGCCAGTCCGACGAGCGCGAGGTCGAGATCGCCCTGACGCCGGAGGGCGCCGCCCTGCGCGCCGACGCGGTCTCGGTCCGCGAGAGCGTGATGTGCCAGCTCGAACTCAGCGAGCCGGAGATCCGCGCCCTGCGCAAGGATCTGAGCCTCGTGATCGACCGGCTCAGCGTGAACGACTGA
- a CDS encoding pentapeptide repeat-containing protein, whose translation MDQATPPDARPDAPADSRLRALVGRIAAAAPLREPGADLSQLSAAPGALAAVPDAGLVTDAESGGLALVGADLSRARMEEADLSGANLRGASLTGAVGRSTRFTGAILEAADLSEADLSGADFTGIVAGQVKFAGAMLEDARFGEAAMRFADLSGALLDGTDFAGADLWGADFSGADADDTVFRGARLDEAKLADANLTHADFAEASLTKASLAGSRLRGAHFTGAKLDGADLSGADLSDTDLVRLNLATCRLRHARFAGAWLNGTRMSVEQLGGAVGEEVAGAYEAAQASYLALEQNWKSIGSHDAASWAYKRGRRMGRFHAGQQARAAWSDRDWSGVLRHGYRWTADRFVEWLCDYGESLSRIARAFALLIVLFGGLFGLTGGLYILEGPDAGPTYNPLDLLSYSALNMMTANPPEIGLKPTGRVTNLLVGIEGGVGIILMGLYGFVLGNRLRR comes from the coding sequence CTCGTCGGCCGGATCGCCGCCGCGGCGCCCCTGCGCGAGCCGGGCGCGGACCTGTCGCAGCTGAGCGCCGCGCCGGGCGCCCTCGCGGCCGTGCCGGATGCCGGCCTCGTCACCGACGCCGAATCCGGCGGCCTGGCGCTCGTCGGCGCGGACCTGTCCCGCGCCCGCATGGAGGAGGCCGACCTCTCCGGCGCGAACCTGCGCGGGGCGAGCCTCACCGGCGCGGTCGGGCGCTCGACCCGCTTCACCGGGGCGATCCTGGAGGCGGCCGACCTGTCCGAGGCCGATCTCTCCGGCGCGGACTTCACCGGCATCGTCGCCGGGCAGGTGAAGTTCGCCGGGGCGATGCTGGAGGATGCCCGGTTCGGCGAGGCCGCGATGCGCTTCGCCGACCTGTCCGGTGCCCTGCTCGACGGGACCGACTTCGCCGGCGCCGATCTCTGGGGCGCGGATTTCTCCGGTGCGGATGCGGACGACACGGTCTTCCGCGGGGCGCGGCTCGACGAGGCCAAGCTCGCCGACGCCAACCTGACCCACGCGGATTTCGCCGAGGCCAGCCTGACCAAGGCGAGCCTCGCCGGCTCGCGGCTGCGGGGCGCCCACTTCACCGGCGCGAAGCTCGACGGCGCCGATCTCTCCGGGGCGGATCTCTCCGACACCGACCTCGTGCGGCTCAACCTCGCCACCTGCCGGCTGCGGCACGCCCGCTTCGCCGGCGCGTGGCTCAACGGCACGCGGATGAGCGTGGAGCAGCTCGGCGGGGCGGTCGGCGAGGAGGTGGCCGGCGCCTACGAGGCCGCCCAGGCGAGCTACCTCGCCCTGGAGCAGAACTGGAAGAGCATCGGCAGCCACGACGCGGCGAGCTGGGCGTACAAGCGCGGCCGCCGGATGGGCCGTTTCCACGCCGGGCAGCAGGCCCGCGCCGCGTGGTCCGACCGGGACTGGTCCGGCGTCCTGCGGCACGGCTATCGCTGGACCGCCGACCGCTTCGTCGAGTGGTTGTGCGATTACGGCGAGAGCCTGTCGCGCATCGCGCGCGCCTTCGCGCTGCTGATCGTGCTGTTCGGCGGGCTCTTCGGCCTGACCGGCGGCCTGTACATCCTGGAGGGACCGGACGCCGGGCCGACCTACAACCCCCTCGATCTCCTGAGCTACAGCGCGCTCAACATGATGACCGCGAACCCGCCGGAGATCGGCCTGAAGCCCACCGGCCGCGTCACCAACCTTCTGGTCGGCATCGAGGGCGGCGTCGGCATCATCCTGATGGGACTCTACGGCTTCGTCCTGGGCAACCGCCTGCGACGGTGA